Within the Polaribacter pectinis genome, the region TCTTTTTGTAGTGCAGCAAAATCGTTGGTAAAAATAAAAACGTCTTTATAATCGGGATTTATTTCGCCATTAATTCTTGTGTTTGTAGCACATAAATAACAACTTTCGTCATAAGAAGGTCTTTTTTCTGTAGAGATTTCTTCATTTTGTCCTTGCCAAGGCCTTTTTGCTCTGTGAGGTGAAACCAAAACCCATTCTCCAGTTAAAATATTATATCTTTTATGAGAGTAATCTTGTAAATTTGTATTTTCCATACTATTATTTTTTAGTTGATTATTTTACTAAATGTGTACCGTTAGAAAGTTCTACAAAATATACTGAACAGTCTTTGTCGAATTTATTTTTATAGGCTTTAGATGCGGATTTTGCAAAGTTTTTAGCTTCGTCTTTTTTAATTAAATTAATGGTACAACCGCCAAAACCTCCACCCATCATTCTTGCGCCTAAAACGTTTTTGTTTTTCTTTGCTTGGTTTACCAAAAAATCTAACTCGTCGCAACTAACTTTATATTGGTGTTGTAAACCATTATGAGAACCGTAAATTAATGCTCCCAAAGTTTCCAAATCATTTTCTTCAATTGCTTTTGCAGCTTTTTGTGTTCTATCGATTTCTTGAATTACGTACAGCGCTTTTTGGTAATTTTCTGGCGTAACTTTATCAATAATTTTTTCTAAATCACCTTCGGAAGCTTCTCTTAAGGTTTCAATATTTAACAATTCTGCTATACTTTCACAAGCAGAGCGTCTATCATTATAAGCACTATCAGACAAACTATGTTTTACGTTTGTGTTGATTAACATTAATTGATGGTCTTTAAAATCGATTTTATAAGGTTTCGATTCTATCGTTCTACAATCCAATAGCAAAGCATTGTCTTT harbors:
- a CDS encoding galactokinase, giving the protein MSKTLIKQVKEEFKKTFSANPLLIFSPGRINIIGEHTDYNGGFVFPAAVDKGIAAAIQKSDTGSCTAIAMDLDSTIEFELDKLKPSKEGNWENYVFGVVAEIQNRNKIIGDFNIIFKGNIPGGAGMSSSAALENSVVFGLNELFKLGLSKTEMILISQKAEHNYVGVKCGIMDQYASMFGIKDNALLLDCRTIESKPYKIDFKDHQLMLINTNVKHSLSDSAYNDRRSACESIAELLNIETLREASEGDLEKIIDKVTPENYQKALYVIQEIDRTQKAAKAIEENDLETLGALIYGSHNGLQHQYKVSCDELDFLVNQAKKNKNVLGARMMGGGFGGCTINLIKKDEAKNFAKSASKAYKNKFDKDCSVYFVELSNGTHLVK